The Limibacillus sp. genome has a segment encoding these proteins:
- the ndk gene encoding nucleoside-diphosphate kinase codes for MAIERTLSIIKPDATRRNLTGKINARFEDAGLRIVAQKRIQLTLAQAEGFYAVHKERPFFGDLCQFMISGPVVVQVLEGENAVAKNREVMGATNPENADAGTIRKDFAESIEANSVHGSDSQENAAIEIAYFFAQTEIVG; via the coding sequence ATGGCTATCGAGCGCACCCTTTCGATCATCAAGCCGGACGCCACGCGCCGCAACCTCACGGGCAAGATCAACGCCCGTTTCGAGGACGCCGGCCTGCGTATCGTCGCGCAGAAGCGCATTCAGCTGACCCTGGCCCAGGCCGAGGGTTTCTATGCCGTCCACAAGGAGCGCCCCTTCTTCGGCGACCTCTGCCAGTTCATGATCTCCGGCCCGGTGGTCGTGCAGGTGCTGGAAGGCGAGAACGCCGTTGCCAAGAATCGCGAAGTGATGGGCGCCACCAACCCCGAGAACGCCGATGCCGGCACGATCCGCAAGGACTTCGCCGAATCGATCGAGGCGAACTCGGTGCACGGCTCCGATTCGCAGGAGAACGCGGCGATCGAGATCGCCTACTTCTTCGCTCAGACCGAGATCGTCGGCTAA
- a CDS encoding leucyl aminopeptidase: MKISFVKPGLPSKGAVVVTAFDNRKLSAGAAEADEACGGAITRAMANSRFKGGKGQILEIAAPANVDVSRILVMGLGALKDIGDLDVEALGGRAVARLNASGEGQATLLLDPIGEARDAGRDAALAALGAHLRSYRFDKYRTKEKPEQKPTLKGFTVASAAHTAAKKAFAELEAIASGVFATRDIVSEPPNVIYPESFVERAKELTKLGIEIDVLGEKEMKKLGMGALLGVGQGSTRESQLLVMRWNGAGKPKAKGKAKPAKADQPVMVVGKGVTFDTGGISIKPAGGMEDMKWDMGGAGVVIGLMRALAARKAKANVVGICGLVENMPDGNAQRPGDVVTSMSGQTIEIINTDAEGRLVLADALWYGQETYKPKAIVDLATLTGAIIISLGHEHAGLFSNDDGLSEQLTTAGSSVGEKLWRLPLGEAYDKQINCQVADMKNTGNRSAGSITAAQFLQRFIQKGTPWAHLDIAGVTWSNEDKPSVPKGATAFGVRLLDRWIAAEHEK; the protein is encoded by the coding sequence ATGAAGATCAGCTTCGTCAAGCCGGGACTTCCCAGCAAGGGCGCGGTGGTGGTTACCGCCTTTGACAATCGCAAGCTTTCCGCAGGCGCGGCCGAGGCCGACGAGGCCTGCGGCGGCGCGATCACGCGCGCCATGGCGAACAGCCGCTTCAAAGGCGGCAAGGGTCAGATCCTGGAGATCGCAGCCCCGGCCAACGTGGATGTCAGCCGTATCCTCGTGATGGGACTGGGCGCCCTGAAGGACATCGGCGATCTGGATGTCGAGGCGCTGGGCGGCAGGGCCGTCGCCCGTCTCAATGCAAGCGGAGAGGGACAGGCCACCCTGTTGCTGGACCCCATCGGCGAGGCGCGCGACGCCGGCCGGGACGCGGCCCTGGCGGCCTTGGGGGCGCATCTGCGCAGCTACCGCTTCGACAAGTATCGCACCAAGGAAAAGCCGGAGCAGAAGCCGACCCTGAAAGGCTTCACCGTGGCGAGCGCGGCGCACACCGCCGCCAAGAAGGCCTTTGCCGAGCTGGAGGCCATCGCCAGCGGCGTCTTCGCAACGCGCGATATCGTGTCGGAGCCGCCCAACGTCATCTATCCCGAAAGTTTCGTCGAACGGGCCAAGGAGCTGACCAAGCTCGGCATCGAGATCGACGTGCTGGGCGAGAAGGAGATGAAGAAGCTCGGCATGGGGGCTCTTTTGGGCGTTGGGCAGGGCTCGACCCGCGAATCCCAGCTCCTCGTCATGCGCTGGAACGGTGCCGGCAAGCCCAAGGCCAAGGGCAAGGCCAAGCCCGCCAAGGCCGATCAGCCGGTCATGGTGGTCGGCAAGGGCGTGACCTTCGATACCGGCGGCATCTCAATCAAACCGGCCGGCGGCATGGAGGACATGAAGTGGGACATGGGCGGCGCCGGTGTGGTCATCGGCCTGATGCGCGCGCTGGCCGCCCGCAAGGCCAAGGCCAACGTCGTGGGCATCTGCGGCCTGGTCGAGAACATGCCCGACGGCAATGCCCAGCGTCCGGGCGACGTGGTGACCTCCATGTCCGGACAGACCATCGAGATCATCAACACGGACGCCGAGGGGCGCCTGGTTCTGGCCGATGCCCTCTGGTATGGCCAGGAGACCTACAAGCCAAAGGCCATTGTCGATCTCGCGACCCTCACCGGGGCGATCATCATCTCGCTGGGTCACGAGCACGCAGGGCTCTTCTCAAACGACGACGGGCTTTCCGAACAGCTGACAACGGCCGGCAGCTCGGTTGGCGAGAAGCTCTGGCGTCTCCCGCTGGGCGAGGCCTACGACAAGCAGATCAACTGCCAGGTCGCCGACATGAAGAACACCGGCAATCGTTCGGCGGGCTCCATCACCGCCGCGCAGTTCCTGCAGCGCTTCATCCAGAAGGGCACGCCCTGGGCGCACTTGGACATCGCCGGCGTCACCTGGTCGAACGAGGACAAGCCCTCGGTCCCCAAGGGGGCGACCGCCTTCGGTGTGCGGCTGCTCGACCGCTGGATCGCTGCAGAGCACGAGAAGTAG
- the lptG gene encoding LPS export ABC transporter permease LptG — MTAAFKDRDAFAPGSARRKLSLTLTRYIARTFMTWFGILAFCVSGIILLASGLDTLNNLAGRVEVSLVTSIRFAFLKLPFIFQETLPFLVLFSSLATFWRLVRSHELVSMRAVGVSVWQFLTPVLICALLVGAVGTAALNPIASETYGIFEDQRRKVMDSEDSAMQVSGSGLWIRQPDLTSQSPSAVYILQAREVDPRRSFTRDFIAFRYDDQGTFVERFDAETADLVGGAWKLSNVWVSGPGRPSRFEESVSIPSDLDFSKIEESFAKSETVSFWELPGFISVLERAGFSATEHRLQYHRLLSLPLLLAAMALLAATTSLRPHRRGRVGLLLLTGIVTGFLVFIFSNVIFALGLSGKIPIVLAAWTPAGVTLMFGAALLLHLEDG, encoded by the coding sequence ATGACGGCTGCCTTCAAGGACCGCGACGCCTTCGCGCCGGGCAGCGCGCGGCGCAAGCTCTCGCTTACGCTCACCCGTTACATCGCTCGGACCTTCATGACCTGGTTCGGGATCTTGGCGTTCTGCGTTTCCGGGATCATTCTCCTGGCCTCCGGATTGGACACCCTGAACAACCTGGCGGGCCGCGTTGAGGTCTCGCTTGTCACCTCCATCAGATTCGCTTTCCTGAAGCTGCCGTTCATCTTTCAGGAGACCCTGCCTTTCCTGGTGCTCTTTTCGAGCCTGGCGACCTTCTGGCGGCTCGTGCGCTCCCATGAACTGGTTTCAATGCGGGCGGTCGGCGTTTCCGTCTGGCAGTTCCTGACGCCGGTGCTGATCTGCGCCCTTCTCGTGGGGGCGGTGGGAACGGCCGCGCTCAACCCCATCGCGTCGGAAACCTACGGCATCTTCGAGGACCAGAGGCGCAAGGTGATGGACAGCGAAGACAGCGCCATGCAGGTCTCGGGCTCGGGACTGTGGATCCGTCAGCCCGACCTGACATCGCAGTCGCCCTCGGCGGTCTACATCCTGCAGGCCCGCGAGGTGGACCCAAGGCGCTCCTTCACGCGGGACTTCATCGCCTTTAGGTATGACGACCAGGGCACCTTCGTGGAGCGGTTCGACGCAGAGACGGCGGACCTCGTAGGCGGCGCCTGGAAGCTGTCCAATGTTTGGGTCAGCGGCCCAGGACGGCCTTCCCGATTTGAGGAAAGCGTCTCGATTCCCAGCGATCTGGATTTCAGCAAGATCGAGGAGAGCTTCGCGAAGTCCGAGACGGTCTCCTTCTGGGAACTGCCGGGGTTCATCAGCGTACTGGAGCGCGCCGGTTTCTCGGCAACGGAACACAGGCTGCAATACCACCGCCTGTTGTCGTTGCCCTTGTTGCTCGCCGCCATGGCGCTGCTCGCCGCCACCACCTCGCTCCGCCCTCACCGGCGAGGCCGCGTGGGACTTTTGCTGCTCACGGGCATCGTCACGGGCTTTCTTGTCTTTATCTTCAGCAACGTGATCTTTGCTCTTGGTCTTTCCGGCAAAATCCCTATCGTGCTAGCAGCTTGGACGCCAGCGGGGGTGACGCTGATGTTCGGGGCGGCACTGTTGCTGCATCTAGAAGACGGGTAA
- a CDS encoding N-acetyltransferase has translation MSAAAPEGPEIRDGGRGDWPALETLYAEAFPDEDLLPLIRELLREGPTVTSLVAAEGGDISGHLLLTACALEEDRGARLSLLGPLAVLPARQRQGIGGSLLRFALARLAAQGFSRALLLGDPAYYRRFGFAPEQGVSTPYPLPPDWAQAWQSLALEDGARAPAGRLQVPPAWAKPALWQP, from the coding sequence GTGAGCGCCGCAGCGCCCGAGGGCCCGGAGATCCGAGACGGCGGCCGGGGCGATTGGCCCGCTCTCGAAACGCTTTATGCCGAAGCCTTTCCCGATGAAGACCTGCTGCCCCTGATCCGGGAATTGCTGCGCGAAGGACCCACGGTCACCTCGTTGGTGGCCGCGGAGGGCGGCGATATTTCCGGGCATCTGCTCCTGACCGCCTGCGCCCTGGAAGAGGACCGCGGTGCGAGACTGTCGCTTCTGGGGCCGTTGGCCGTCCTTCCCGCGCGGCAGCGCCAGGGCATCGGCGGTTCCCTGCTGCGCTTCGCTCTGGCCCGGCTGGCAGCGCAGGGCTTTTCCCGGGCCTTGCTGCTGGGCGATCCCGCCTACTATCGGCGCTTTGGGTTCGCTCCGGAGCAGGGCGTCTCCACACCCTATCCTCTGCCGCCGGACTGGGCACAGGCTTGGCAGTCCCTGGCGCTCGAGGACGGCGCCCGTGCGCCAGCGGGCCGCCTTCAGGTGCCGCCGGCCTGGGCGAAGCCCGCGCTCTGGCAGCCGTGA
- a CDS encoding DNA polymerase III subunit chi, which produces MTEVRFYHLQRANLDRVLPVMLSRVLERGQRAVVQLGSQERLDALNDWLWSYDAGSFLPHGGPAEGHPAEQPVWLTLEEERPNGGEVLFLADGAESAKTAEFELVAELFDGNDEAAVSAARSRWKTYKDAGHEVTYWQQDDSGRWQQKA; this is translated from the coding sequence ATGACTGAAGTCCGCTTTTATCATCTGCAACGCGCCAACCTGGATCGGGTCCTGCCGGTCATGCTTTCGCGCGTGTTGGAGCGGGGACAGCGGGCCGTGGTGCAGCTCGGATCGCAAGAACGCCTGGACGCTCTCAACGATTGGCTCTGGAGTTACGACGCGGGCAGTTTCCTGCCGCACGGCGGCCCCGCCGAAGGCCACCCAGCGGAGCAGCCGGTCTGGCTGACGCTGGAGGAGGAGCGGCCCAACGGCGGAGAGGTCCTATTCCTCGCCGATGGGGCGGAGAGCGCCAAGACCGCCGAGTTCGAGCTGGTCGCCGAACTTTTCGACGGCAACGACGAGGCCGCCGTTTCGGCCGCTCGCAGCCGCTGGAAGACCTACAAGGACGCAGGACACGAGGTCACCTACTGGCAGCAGGACGACAGCGGCCGCTGGCAGCAAAAGGCGTGA
- a CDS encoding ABC-F family ATP-binding cassette domain-containing protein, which translates to MMHINGLTLRVGARVLLQDATAAINKGERVGVVGRNGSGKSTLLKAISGEFPIDGGSISLPRGESIGLLRQHMPEGEETLLDVVLAADRERAGLLAEAETCKEPHRIAEIHTRLADIEAHSAPARAARILSGLGFDEAAQARPLSTFSGGWRMRVALAGLLFSRPSLLLLDEPSNHLDLEATLWLEGFLKSYPGTLLLVSHDRRLLNNVAQKILHFEGSRLVLYSGNYDRFQRTRRERIERQAALQTKQLAQRRHIQAFIDRFRAQANKARQAQSRIKMLERMEPIASVVEESTIGFDFPKPEPLSPPILTLEDCAVGYAPGAPVLKDLNLRVDMDDRIALLGANGNGKSTFMRLISSRLKPLDGKIARSSKLKVGYFAQEQAEELDLKASPLDHIQRLMPMATETKMRAQLGRFGFSGDKADTKVEKLSGGERARLLFALMSREAPQILLLDEPTNHLDVDSREALIQALNAYEGALILVTHDPHLIELVADRLWIVRDGGVHSFEGDLEDYQKLLAEQRREEREQRRGKSQSSGTTPAPRKPEPRKKDRKAAAQAREAASGLRKKVAEAEARLEKLTKAKEILEGRLADPQTYDAEADKLGDLQRQHAEIARAIAKTEESWLAAQSDLEAAEN; encoded by the coding sequence ATGATGCACATCAACGGCCTCACGCTGCGCGTAGGAGCGCGCGTCCTGCTTCAGGACGCCACCGCCGCCATCAACAAGGGTGAGCGGGTCGGAGTCGTGGGCCGCAACGGCAGCGGCAAGTCGACCCTGCTGAAAGCGATCTCAGGCGAGTTCCCCATTGACGGCGGGAGCATCTCCCTGCCCCGCGGGGAGAGCATCGGCCTGCTCCGCCAGCACATGCCCGAGGGCGAGGAGACCCTGCTCGACGTGGTCCTCGCCGCGGACCGGGAGCGGGCGGGCCTGCTGGCCGAGGCGGAGACCTGCAAGGAACCGCACCGCATCGCCGAGATCCACACAAGGCTGGCCGACATTGAAGCCCACAGCGCCCCGGCCCGCGCGGCGCGCATCCTCTCGGGCCTCGGCTTCGACGAGGCAGCGCAGGCGCGCCCGCTGTCCACCTTCTCCGGCGGCTGGCGCATGCGCGTGGCGCTGGCCGGCCTGCTGTTCTCGCGCCCCTCCCTTCTGCTGCTCGATGAGCCCAGCAACCATCTGGACCTGGAGGCGACCCTCTGGCTCGAGGGTTTCCTGAAGAGCTATCCGGGCACGCTGCTGTTGGTCTCCCACGACCGGCGGCTCCTGAACAACGTCGCCCAGAAGATCCTGCACTTCGAGGGCTCGCGCCTGGTGCTCTACAGCGGCAACTACGACCGCTTTCAGCGGACCCGCCGCGAGCGGATCGAACGTCAGGCGGCGCTCCAGACCAAGCAGCTCGCCCAGCGCCGCCATATCCAGGCCTTCATCGACCGCTTCCGCGCGCAGGCGAACAAGGCCCGTCAGGCGCAGTCGCGCATCAAGATGCTGGAGCGCATGGAGCCCATCGCCTCAGTGGTGGAGGAATCCACCATCGGTTTCGACTTCCCGAAGCCCGAGCCCCTGTCGCCGCCGATCCTGACGCTGGAGGACTGCGCGGTCGGTTACGCCCCCGGCGCGCCGGTGCTGAAGGACCTGAACCTGCGCGTCGACATGGACGACCGCATCGCGCTCTTGGGCGCCAACGGCAACGGCAAGTCGACCTTCATGCGGCTGATCTCCAGCCGTCTCAAGCCGCTGGACGGCAAGATCGCCCGCTCCTCCAAGCTCAAGGTCGGCTACTTCGCGCAGGAACAGGCAGAAGAACTCGACCTGAAGGCAAGCCCGCTGGACCACATCCAGCGTCTCATGCCCATGGCGACGGAGACCAAGATGCGCGCCCAGCTCGGACGCTTCGGTTTCTCCGGCGACAAGGCCGACACCAAGGTCGAGAAGCTCTCCGGCGGAGAGCGAGCGCGGCTGCTGTTCGCCCTGATGAGCCGCGAGGCGCCCCAGATCCTGCTGCTCGACGAGCCGACCAACCACCTGGACGTCGACAGCCGGGAAGCGCTGATCCAGGCGCTCAACGCCTACGAGGGCGCGCTGATCCTGGTGACCCACGACCCGCACCTGATCGAGCTGGTCGCCGACCGGCTCTGGATCGTGCGGGACGGCGGGGTGCATTCCTTCGAGGGCGACCTGGAGGACTATCAGAAACTGCTGGCCGAACAGCGCCGGGAGGAGCGCGAGCAGCGGCGCGGAAAATCGCAGAGCTCAGGCACGACGCCGGCGCCGCGCAAGCCGGAGCCGCGCAAGAAGGACCGCAAAGCCGCCGCCCAGGCACGAGAGGCGGCCTCCGGCCTGCGCAAGAAAGTGGCGGAAGCCGAAGCCCGGCTTGAGAAGCTCACCAAGGCCAAGGAGATCCTGGAGGGCCGGCTCGCCGACCCGCAGACCTACGACGCCGAGGCGGACAAGCTGGGCGACCTTCAGCGCCAGCACGCCGAGATCGCGCGCGCCATCGCCAAGACCGAAGAATCCTGGCTGGCCGCGCAGAGCGACCTGGAAGCCGCCGAGAACTGA
- a CDS encoding DMT family transporter: protein MSKENDSKGTVEALLPSDEAAGVMKAIGIMLLGILLISIMDALLKWLGSRYDVVQIIFFRAVFAFIPVGIALYLRGGLGQLRTNKPVAHFLRAMTGLGALMLFVKGLTLLPLASVIAIAFAAPIFVTAFSVPLLKEHVGVRRWTAVLVGFLGVLIMVRPGGDLFQWNAVYVLGAVLLYSLMIILVRVLGRTESPSSIVFYQSLYSCLVMGLFLPFFWTTPPWEHLLILIATGLVGGTAQLCLTAAYSRANVAVVAPFEYSAMLWAVIFGYFFFAELPGVEVWMGAPVVIASGIYIAMREAKLDLRRSWMKRFLIRR, encoded by the coding sequence ATGAGCAAGGAGAACGACAGCAAGGGGACGGTCGAAGCGTTGCTGCCTTCAGACGAGGCGGCGGGCGTGATGAAGGCCATCGGCATCATGCTGCTGGGCATTCTGCTGATCTCCATCATGGACGCCCTGCTCAAGTGGCTGGGCAGCCGGTACGACGTGGTGCAGATCATCTTCTTCCGCGCGGTCTTCGCCTTCATCCCCGTGGGCATCGCGCTTTATCTGCGCGGCGGCCTGGGGCAACTGCGGACCAACAAGCCCGTCGCCCACTTTCTGCGCGCCATGACCGGGCTCGGCGCGCTGATGCTCTTCGTCAAGGGCCTGACGCTCCTGCCTCTGGCGAGCGTCATCGCCATAGCCTTCGCGGCCCCCATCTTCGTCACCGCCTTTTCCGTCCCGCTCTTGAAGGAGCATGTCGGCGTGCGGCGCTGGACGGCCGTCCTGGTCGGCTTTCTAGGCGTGCTGATCATGGTGCGTCCCGGCGGGGATCTCTTTCAGTGGAACGCGGTCTACGTCCTCGGGGCCGTCCTGCTCTATTCGCTGATGATCATCCTGGTCAGGGTGCTGGGCCGGACCGAAAGCCCCTCCTCCATCGTGTTCTACCAGAGCCTCTATTCCTGCCTGGTGATGGGGCTTTTCCTGCCCTTCTTCTGGACCACGCCGCCCTGGGAGCACCTGCTGATCCTGATCGCGACGGGTCTGGTCGGCGGCACGGCCCAGCTCTGCCTGACGGCGGCCTACTCGCGCGCCAACGTCGCGGTCGTCGCGCCCTTCGAATACTCGGCCATGCTGTGGGCCGTGATCTTCGGCTACTTCTTCTTCGCCGAACTGCCAGGGGTCGAGGTCTGGATGGGCGCGCCGGTGGTGATCGCGTCGGGCATCTACATCGCGATGCGTGAAGCCAAGCTCGACCTGCGGCGCTCCTGGATGAAGCGCTTCCTGATCCGGCGCTAG
- the lptF gene encoding LPS export ABC transporter permease LptF: protein MQILERYILKQLLAVAVVVTLGLTFTVWLSQSLRLMKLIVNQGLEISSFLYLISLLAPSFILLVMPIAAFCAVLVIYNKLIVDSEMVVMRSVGISAWQLARPALWLGAIVTLFGFFVSLYLLPSSYRNFKDIQYELRSELGSLLIEEGVFNEVTSGLTVYVRERAEDGTLKGILVHDSRNAQAPVTMMAERGAIAEGEDGPKVVMAQGNRQELDRATGKLSMLYFDRYTLVVDQLRGQGPARWREPRERYIHELLGQSSHPKDRENAVRLIAEANRRISLPLLAFSLVLVGLAFLLSGEFNRRGQTKRLMLATLTVAAIEAASFGVGSAVDDDLAFVPGLYLVSLLPGLAAAWVLTTGARPKRTALQREGSEPDGYAGSGEART, encoded by the coding sequence ATGCAGATACTGGAACGCTACATCTTGAAGCAGTTGCTGGCGGTGGCCGTCGTGGTGACCCTCGGCCTTACCTTCACGGTGTGGCTGAGCCAGTCGCTGCGCTTGATGAAGCTGATCGTGAATCAAGGTTTGGAGATCAGTTCCTTTCTCTACCTGATCAGTCTTCTGGCCCCTTCGTTCATCCTGCTGGTCATGCCGATCGCCGCCTTCTGCGCGGTGCTGGTCATCTACAATAAACTGATCGTCGACAGCGAGATGGTGGTGATGCGCTCGGTCGGCATCAGCGCCTGGCAACTGGCGCGCCCCGCGCTCTGGCTCGGGGCTATCGTGACGCTGTTCGGGTTCTTCGTTTCCTTGTATCTGCTTCCGAGTTCCTATCGCAATTTCAAAGACATACAGTATGAGCTCCGCAGCGAATTGGGCTCTCTCCTGATCGAGGAAGGCGTGTTCAACGAGGTGACGTCGGGGCTCACCGTCTACGTGCGGGAGCGCGCGGAAGACGGCACGCTTAAGGGCATACTCGTACATGACAGCCGCAACGCCCAGGCGCCCGTCACCATGATGGCCGAACGCGGCGCCATCGCCGAGGGCGAGGATGGCCCGAAGGTGGTCATGGCGCAGGGCAACCGTCAGGAACTGGACCGCGCGACGGGAAAGCTGTCGATGCTTTATTTCGACCGTTACACGCTGGTGGTCGATCAACTTCGCGGGCAGGGACCGGCGCGCTGGCGCGAACCGCGGGAGCGGTACATCCATGAACTGCTAGGCCAGAGCAGCCACCCAAAAGACCGGGAGAACGCGGTCAGGCTGATCGCAGAGGCGAACCGCCGCATCTCTCTGCCGCTGCTCGCATTCTCCCTGGTGCTGGTGGGGCTGGCGTTCTTGTTGTCCGGTGAGTTCAACCGGCGGGGTCAGACCAAGCGGCTCATGCTGGCGACCCTGACGGTTGCCGCAATCGAAGCCGCCTCTTTCGGCGTGGGCTCCGCGGTCGATGACGACCTAGCCTTTGTCCCGGGCCTTTATCTGGTATCCCTGCTGCCCGGGCTCGCGGCGGCCTGGGTCCTGACCACGGGAGCCAGACCGAAACGGACCGCGCTTCAGCGGGAGGGCTCCGAGCCGGACGGCTATGCCGGCAGCGGGGAGGCGCGGACATGA
- the lptD gene encoding LPS assembly protein LptD, translating to MLTADEVTYDESLGVVVARGNVEVSQGQRVLKADTVSYNTRTRVVTASGNVSLTEPTGDVLFAEYVELTDDLAEGFISGVGALLSDDSRLVAARGYRRGDREITLERGVFSPCDLCRDDPTRAPLWQIKAAEVTHDQVEKTIEYRDARMEIFGIPVAYTPYFEHPDPTVERKEGFLAPSFISSSELGYGVRTPYYWPIGTDKNLTLTPLMTADKVFMLAGNYEQIFTSGYIEVETSATYGERDTGTTTLDDQFRGHFFSNGEFALDENWRTDYQVQLVTDDTYLRIYDFDNPNPLTTRGTVEYFEGRDYGFFNSFYFEGTRSRDVDDQAPLVLPEIGYSFVGEPLDTDGILQDSVFSFDMAFLGISRFDGQDVRRASFVGDWERPYFHPNGSVFTLRAEVLGTLYNYADSDPNSQAVVPGPGVQTEDGVTGRFFPAAAMEWRYPLVSDQGWLDQTIEPIVQFVAAPSSNFLAGEDIPNEDSRDVEFDDSNLFSLNRFPGVDRVSGGTRVDYGVRWTGQSEEYGYGEFLIGQSYRFTDDSAFTQPTGLAEDLSDIVGRFTVIPDPSFSATYRFRLDKDDFEGRRHDLEVTVGPPAYRVSMGYFLSAEEIAPGNSIVQEEEIQLGFDSRLNKFWYFSADWVHDLNTNDTRSISVGLLYSDECCDLRIRAVKEFFADREVEPSEAIYVEVFFKHLGGVEGGS from the coding sequence TTGCTTACGGCCGACGAAGTCACCTACGACGAATCTCTCGGTGTCGTTGTGGCGCGGGGCAACGTGGAGGTCAGTCAAGGACAGCGCGTCCTGAAGGCCGACACGGTCAGCTACAACACCCGCACCCGGGTCGTCACCGCCTCGGGAAACGTGAGCCTGACAGAACCCACGGGCGACGTGCTGTTCGCTGAGTACGTCGAGCTGACCGACGATCTGGCCGAGGGCTTTATCTCCGGTGTCGGCGCGCTGCTTTCGGACGACTCCCGGCTGGTGGCGGCGCGCGGCTACCGCCGGGGCGACCGCGAGATCACGCTGGAGCGCGGCGTCTTCTCACCCTGCGATCTCTGCCGTGACGACCCCACCCGGGCGCCGCTCTGGCAGATCAAGGCGGCCGAGGTCACCCACGATCAGGTCGAGAAGACCATCGAGTACCGCGATGCCAGGATGGAGATCTTCGGCATACCGGTCGCCTACACGCCCTACTTCGAGCACCCCGATCCGACGGTCGAGCGCAAGGAAGGCTTTCTGGCACCCAGCTTCATCAGTTCCAGTGAGCTCGGCTACGGTGTGCGCACCCCCTACTACTGGCCGATCGGAACCGACAAGAACCTGACCCTGACCCCGCTCATGACCGCGGACAAGGTCTTCATGCTGGCGGGCAATTACGAGCAGATTTTCACGAGCGGCTACATAGAGGTCGAGACCAGCGCGACCTATGGCGAGCGCGACACCGGCACCACCACGCTGGACGATCAGTTCCGGGGCCACTTTTTCTCCAACGGCGAGTTCGCCCTGGATGAGAACTGGCGCACGGACTATCAAGTCCAGCTCGTCACCGACGACACCTACCTGCGCATCTACGACTTCGACAATCCCAACCCCCTGACCACGCGGGGCACGGTCGAGTACTTCGAGGGCCGCGACTACGGCTTCTTCAACTCCTTCTATTTCGAGGGCACGCGAAGCAGGGACGTGGACGATCAGGCGCCCTTGGTCCTGCCGGAGATCGGCTACTCCTTCGTCGGCGAGCCCCTGGACACTGACGGCATCCTTCAGGATTCGGTTTTCAGTTTCGACATGGCCTTTCTCGGGATTTCGCGCTTCGACGGCCAGGACGTGCGCCGCGCCAGCTTCGTGGGAGATTGGGAACGGCCCTATTTCCACCCGAACGGCAGCGTGTTCACCCTGCGGGCCGAGGTCCTGGGCACGCTCTACAACTACGCGGACTCCGACCCGAACAGCCAGGCCGTCGTCCCAGGGCCCGGCGTCCAGACCGAAGACGGGGTCACGGGCCGCTTCTTCCCGGCGGCGGCCATGGAGTGGCGCTATCCACTGGTCAGCGACCAGGGCTGGCTCGACCAGACCATCGAGCCCATCGTCCAGTTCGTCGCGGCCCCCAGTTCAAACTTCCTGGCCGGTGAGGACATTCCGAACGAAGACAGCCGGGACGTCGAGTTCGATGACAGCAACCTCTTTTCGCTCAACCGTTTCCCAGGCGTCGACCGGGTCAGCGGCGGCACGCGGGTGGACTACGGGGTGCGCTGGACCGGACAGTCCGAAGAATACGGCTACGGCGAGTTCCTGATCGGACAGTCCTACCGCTTCACCGACGACAGCGCCTTTACCCAGCCGACGGGGCTTGCCGAAGATCTGTCGGACATCGTCGGCCGCTTCACGGTCATTCCCGACCCCTCCTTCAGCGCCACCTACCGCTTCCGGCTGGACAAGGACGATTTCGAGGGGCGCCGCCACGATTTGGAAGTCACGGTCGGGCCGCCGGCTTACCGGGTCAGCATGGGCTACTTCCTCTCCGCGGAGGAAATCGCGCCGGGCAATTCCATCGTGCAGGAAGAGGAGATCCAGCTCGGCTTTGATTCGCGCCTCAACAAGTTCTGGTACTTCTCGGCGGACTGGGTCCACGATTTGAACACCAACGACACGCGCTCCATCAGCGTGGGCCTGCTCTATTCCGACGAATGCTGTGATTTGCGCATCCGCGCGGTGAAGGAATTCTTCGCCGATCGGGAGGTGGAGCCCAGCGAAGCCATCTACGTCGAGGTCTTCTTCAAGCACCTGGGCGGTGTCGAGGGTGGCAGCTAA